A genome region from Thermomonospora amylolytica includes the following:
- a CDS encoding TetR/AcrR family transcriptional regulator, with amino-acid sequence MTPQAPSREPRQDRSRATRRRLLEAAIDCLASEGWSGTTVAVVAERAGVSRGAAQHHFRTREDLVTAAVEYGAEVRMRSMRARLEASAGTPLTTLEVVTMLGDLYTSPLFRAALQLWVAASSDPQLRAQVLPLEARVGREAHRLTVEALNADESIPGVRETIQATLDLVRGLGLAALLTDDSPRRTRLLTQWAKTLDTVLTPTP; translated from the coding sequence ATGACGCCGCAGGCCCCTTCCCGCGAGCCCCGGCAGGACCGCAGCCGGGCCACCCGGCGGCGCCTCCTCGAGGCCGCCATCGACTGCCTCGCCTCCGAGGGCTGGTCGGGCACCACCGTCGCGGTCGTGGCCGAACGCGCCGGCGTCTCCCGAGGCGCCGCCCAGCATCACTTCCGCACCCGCGAGGACCTGGTCACCGCCGCCGTCGAGTACGGCGCCGAGGTCCGCATGCGCAGCATGCGCGCCCGCCTCGAGGCCTCCGCCGGCACTCCCCTCACCACCCTGGAGGTCGTCACCATGCTCGGCGACCTCTACACCAGCCCCCTGTTCCGCGCCGCCCTCCAGCTCTGGGTGGCCGCCAGTTCCGATCCCCAGCTCCGCGCCCAGGTGCTCCCCCTCGAAGCCCGCGTGGGCCGCGAGGCCCACCGCCTCACCGTCGAGGCCCTGAACGCCGACGAGTCCATCCCCGGCGTCCGCGAAACCATCCAGGCCACCCTCGACCTGGTCCGCGGCCTCGGCCTGGCCGCCCTCCTCACCGACGACTCCCCCCGCCGAACCCGCCTCCTCACCCAATGGGCCAAAACCCTCGACACCGTCCTAACCCCCACCCCCTGA